DNA sequence from the Flavobacterium lipolyticum genome:
ATTATTTGGATCAATATCCAACACGACATCCAAACCAAATTCTTAAAGTCAACGAAATGCAAATACTACATGTAGTAGGCCACTCTCTTAAAATCTTCAATAAAAATGTATAGAAATTTGTCCCATCGAATTCACCAAAAGTCGCCAATTCAAGACAATTGACGCCTTTTTTTACATATACTACTAGCCCCGATTGCTTCGCTCGTGTGCAGTGAAAATCCTTTTGTGCCGGGGTTCGGCATAAAAAATTGCAACGTATAGCGGGAAAAAGCTCCTAAAAATGCAGTATATACAATTGATAATGATCATCACTTCAATTAGATTCTCGTAACAATTATTAATACCCAATTAATTCAGGCCGTGCAGAATTCTGCCCAATACTACATCAAAGAAAGAAAAAGCTATATTTTTCACGTCAGCAAATATTCCCCAATAATCGAAAATATCAATTGGTTGAATTTCACCGCCAATTCTATGAAGATCAGACGCGTTAAAAAAAACAACCCCAAAACAGAAAAAACACTTTAAAAGTATCCCCCCTAACCCTTGACAGGCCAATACTTTTTACCTAATTTTGCCCATGACCCCAGAAGAAATAAAACGCTATTTTGAAGCCACTCCCCCTCCACAGGAAGTGGAGTTAAAGCCCCTAGAAATAAGGGCTTTGATACAACAATTCAAGGAGCAAATGTTACTTTTTTAAATGTTTTAATCATTGACCTGAAAAAACAGCGTTTTTTTAGAAAACTTTGGAAACCTGGAAATGTTTATACTTAAACTACTGTAATTCAGCCGTTTGTTCTGTTTTATTTTAAAAACCTGATCTTGAATAAGTTTCCAATCTTTAGAAACTTAATATAAAACAAAAAGTATACTTTATTTGATTAGATCCGCAGCTGCAGTTTGTCCAGTTGAGATTTTTTTACACTGAACCTAATACACCTGAAGACGATGAACTAGATTTACTGATCATCCTAATTAAAGATTTTGAAGATAAACACTATCCAATACTTAAACTTAATGCTTTACACGTAATGAAAGCAAAAGCATTAAAAATATGGAAAAAATTGATTACATGGATAAAAAAATAACGTAAAAACAAAAAAGTCCTTACAACTGGCCAATCAAAAATTATGAAAATTTTAAAGTTCGCACAGTTCTATAGAAGTCAAAAAATGAGATGGTTTAGATATTTTATAATTGATTAAACGAATCTATTTTTGTCAAATGATACAAATAATAGGCTTTTTAACGCTTTAAACTGTAGAATTCTTAAAAACTAGCTCGCAGATTTGCAGTATTTTACGTATTTATTATAAATAAAATTCCAAATAATAAAGAAAATGTTTACAAAAATCTAAATTTAGTTGTTTATTTGCATCCGATTTTAAAATTTGGCGCCAACTTTAACTTCATTCATTTTATTAATCTGCTGTATTCTGTTTAATTGTAAAATTAAAATTTACAGCTATGTCGAAAATTCTATCTCGACGTGAAAAAAGATAGATTAAATTAATTAAAATTTTGAAAATGAAAAGAATTTATGTTATAGCTGTGTTATGCATGGCTTTAGTTTCTTGCAATAATGAAGATCAGTAAAGCGCTGAATCAAATTCACTAGCTGAAAAGGAATTAAATGTGATGAGTTTTTCTTCTGAAGAAAAGATGGAAGAAAAAATAAACGAAATTGTTGCAATTAAGTCTGAAAACGAAAGAAAAGTATTAGCCGATTTCAATAGACAAGAAGCTTTAAAAGGATATAATGTAAGTAATAAGAGTACTAACGATTCTGATATTAAAAAACAAAACGAAGCCATTTATAACAGTTTAAAAGCTTATCATAATTTAGTTCTTTCAAGCATTTATGAATTAAGAAAACAATTAAAATTTACAAGTATTCAAAGTATTGCTGATGAGATAAACTCTTTAAATGCAGTTGACCCTGAAAAGGCTGTTTATTTAACTAAGATTTATAGAAATTTACTTATAAAGGATCCTAAAATTGGTGTAGTTAGTACTATTTTTGATGGTAGAACATCAAATGTATTAAATGCAGATGGTATTGTCTTAATTAATGGTAAGAAAATGGATTATGATCAGTATTTTTCTGTTCCTAGTGAAAAAAATAACACTAGGAGATATGTTGGTGATGAAGCTGTAGCTGGATCAGTAGCTGTAATAAGTAGAGATTATAAGGCTTTCTACTCTGCTGGAAGAGAAATTCATAGAAACGATCTTGGAGTTAAGTTTTTCAGATATTTTACCGAATTAAAGACGTTTTCTGGATATGCTCCTATGCCTGATAGTTTTGTTGCATGTCCGAGTACTTTTAATGTTGACCCAAGTTCTGTTGCTGGTTTTGCATTAAGTAATACTGTTGCTATAGGAGACTATTCTTTTACTTATCCATATCTATCAGGTTCAGGTGTTTCTGTTAGATACTCAGGAGGAAAAATAAATAATGCTTATGTGCCAGTTGGAGGTAAGTTAAAAGCAACTTTCACTACGACCATTGGTGGGATAAATAGAGAAATGAGCTGTGATTTGGAATATAAAGAACAATAATTAATAATCTGCTTCGTAAATTATTTTGCGAAGCAGATTATTTTAACGCATTTTATTAAACTTATTACAAAGAATTAAAAAATGGTAAAAAGAATATATTTTTTTATTTTTCTATTTTGCATCGGGTTGTTCGATACTTATGGACAAGCTGATATAATGAGATCAAAAGACACTATAAAAACTACTGAAATTGATCCGCTTAGACCTGCTAAAGCTGCTTTTTATTCCGCTATTTTGCCTGGATTAGGTCAAGCTTATAATAAAAAATATTGGAAAATTCCTTTAGTTTATGGAGCAATTGGTACAAGTGTTTATTTCTACATTGATAATCAAAAGAAGTACAACACTTATAGAGATGAATATAAAAATAGATTAGAAGGAAAGATAAACAAGGATGATTATTTAAGAAATTTAAATGACAATCAGTTAATTGCAGCTCAAAAACAATTTCAAAGAAATAGGGATTTATCTGCGTTCTTTATTGTTGGATTTTATGTTTTAAATATTGTCGATGCTAATATTGACGCGGCTATTTCACAGTTTAATGTGAGTGAGTCGTTGTCATTCAAACCTATTATAGAAAATCAATCAAGTATTTCCAATCAAAAATTTTCTATAGCTTGTATTTACGTTTTTTAAAATACCAATAGGTTACGTGTTTATAGGCTCTGATTTAACAAACAAGATTGTTTTATTTGATTTGGTAAAACTTTCATTTTTTTTACTTTTTTGATGACTTTCTCCTGTTTGAAAAAAGTTAT
Encoded proteins:
- a CDS encoding DUF5683 domain-containing protein → MVKRIYFFIFLFCIGLFDTYGQADIMRSKDTIKTTEIDPLRPAKAAFYSAILPGLGQAYNKKYWKIPLVYGAIGTSVYFYIDNQKKYNTYRDEYKNRLEGKINKDDYLRNLNDNQLIAAQKQFQRNRDLSAFFIVGFYVLNIVDANIDAAISQFNVSESLSFKPIIENQSSISNQKFSIACIYVF